DNA sequence from the Eptesicus fuscus isolate TK198812 chromosome 7, DD_ASM_mEF_20220401, whole genome shotgun sequence genome:
TGCTCAAATCTTTGAAGGGTTAGATTTATTTGAAGTGGCAAAGCTGCCTCCTTATAGCCCCTTCTCTTGGCCTTTGCCCACAGGGTGATAGCACACTCAGATAAGAACCGCATGACCCCCCACAATCTGGGAATTGTGTTTGGACCAACCCTGTTTCGGCCGGAGCAGGAGACATCTGACCCAGCAGCCCATGCTTTCTACCCTGGGCAGCTAGTCCAATTGATGCTCACAGACTTCACCAGCCTCGTCTCCTGACTGGGGCACggaagaagagaaaatgtgtttCCAGCGGTCCCCTTGGGTGTTGTGGTGTGTTCTGAGGACATCCCTTTAAATCCCGTGTCTCCCAGATGGCTGTCTCCATCTTTGTGAGTCTGACCTGAGGGTTTGGGATGTGGTGAGATAGCTTCTCTAAAGAGGAAAGTGGGGGAATTAACCCCTACTTCTCTTCTGGTTCCCTATCATCGCCCCTCCCCAAGATAATAGCACATAAAGCAGGGCTTTTTCTGATGCAGTTCCTTTATTAAGAAACAGTGTCATTATCAAATTCATTCCCCaaatatatatacagattttatacagcccccagcccctgctcctaTCCCTGGGGCATCCCAGGGGTCTATGGCTCCTTCTCCTGACTCCTCTGGGGGGATGGACACCCCTTAGGAAATGTGGATCTGTGATGGGTGGGATTCCACACTTTAGGCACTAGAGTTGAGGAATTGTGTCTCACCAGGCAGGGACCCCAGTAAGACACTCATGCTGCCCACAGCCATGTTGGGGGCTCCTGAGGGAGGTGCAGTGTGTTCTGAGCTGCCCCCCTGATCATGGGAAGGGGGAGGACTCAGCCCCTGAGCCTCATCCAGAATAGCCACAAAGTCCAGCTGAGTGTTGTCAAGATCAAGAGAGTCCAGGGGGTTACACACCTGGCCTTCAGGAGGAGGGTATAAAGCAGGACCCCCTCCCAACCTGCCCACCTCAGGGTGCCCACAGCTGGGGTTGGTGCCCCCTGCCTTTAGGGGCCCATAGCAAGTGGGCAATGGAGGCAGAAGTCGGGGTGGTGCTGCTGCTCTATGGGAAGCTTTACTTCCCCCCACTGCAAAATTTTCATGGCATGGTGAAGGGGTAGAATAGGAGCCTGACTTGTGATTGGGCAAGTTAGGCGCAAAGCCAGGTCCATATGTGGCCATGGGGGCCTTGGCAGGGCTTGGGCTAACCTGGGAACCTCCCAGAAACTTGGGACTCTGGTAGAGAGGTTCCTGGACCGGGGgatctcccctgcccccaccctcccacagcAGCTCCTGTTGAGACTGAACATAATTACACACAAGCTGAGCCTTGAGCTGTCCTGTGGAATGAGTGGGGTGATCAAAATCTGGGCCAGGCCTGGATTCTGAAGGAAGATAATCAGGGGGTGGCTGGGGATAGGGACCTGATGGCGGatattggggagggggaggctgggggtagTGGGAGAACAGAGGTTGTGGGCATGGAGGCCCCTCATTGGGGTGGACATTGAGGCAGGGTGCCGGTCCTGTGGAGTCAGAACCCATTGGACACCCCTGTTCCGGCTTGACTTGCACATGTCCATAATGTTCAAGACGAGGACACTGGCTGTAGGCTCCAGCTGGAGGCTTGGTGCCTGGGTACAGCCCGGAGTGGGCAGGGAACTCACCCCATGTTTCTGGGGTGGGGTCAGGATAGGAGACCTGCTGGGGACAGGGATTGTGGTTGTAGTTGGTGGGTGGACCAGGTCCAAGAGGCAGGGAGCCTGGACCTCTAGCTCCATAAGGCTCAGCTGCTGTTCCCTCAGGTCCTCTGTAACCCAGAGTATCAGCAGGTGGGAAGTCCATATAGGGGTTCAGGCCGCTGTCCATCATGGAGGTCCCAACCTCTGGCTCCTCCCGTAGCCCTCTGGTATCCACAGCGACATTCTCAGTGATGCTGGGGGGCTGTGGTGAGTAGACAGAGGTTGGGAGTTGGGGATCAAAGTTCCGTCCTCCCCCTGCCATGGTAGGGTATGTGTGAACACAACCCAAGCTCTTGAACCGCTGGACCCTGGCTGGGGGCGGGTGGTCAGCAGCCCGGGCTGGGTCACTGGCCCTCCGGGTGACCCCTGCATTGGGGTTGTATCCCGGATACTCAGCTCGGCTTCTCCAGGGAGGTGCTGGGAGACCCCCCATTCGATCTAGGCTGGATGCTGCAGTGGGTGGGGTACCACCTCCTCTGGCTGAAGCATATCTTGTCCGGAACAGGTAGTGCTGGGCAGGTGTGAGGCCAGGCAAAGAGGATGCCCCATTCTCTGGTGGGGAGccagggggaaaaggagaggccagggaggagcggcGGCTGACAGTGTAGGCTGAGCTGAcgctgctggagctgctgctgcgGCGGTCAAGAGAAACTGGGGGGCCCAGCCGGCGGGACACAGGGGTGCCTGCAAGTAATAGGGAGAAAAGGCAGGGTGGTCAGGAAGCCCCCTGaatctcacctgcctgccccatTGGGACAGCCTTGTCCTGGAATCCCGGGGAAAGGCTCCTTAACTCTAACCATTCGGTTCtgtctcctctttctcccatGCCCCTTCTGCTTCTGTGTCACCAGGGGTTCCAGGCTGCTGTGAACAGTTGTACAGGTTGTACCTGGTACACTGCACAGTGCTAGGGGACAGCATTCACCTCCCAGATTGTGTATATCACAACAGTTTTCCGATGGATGGAAGGGCAGCGTCTTAAGGAAGGGGGACCTGTTCTAGTGTACAAAGCTTGTATATTGAAGCTCTGAAGGGTGAAGCCCCACTCCAACTTCAGGGAAGGTCCAGATCTCAGCCCAGCAACCGCCCGCTACACCCAGGTCTCACCAGTGTGGGTCAAGCTGGGCAGTTTGAGGCCCCGGGGCCCCACGGGCCGCAGTTGATGTAGCTGGTCCAGCCTGAGGTTCTCAAGGCGGCGAAGCGTGGACAGACCGGTGCCAGCAATGCAGGGCCCCTCGTCCAAGCTGGACAGGTCCTCAGTGCTGCCCCCGGTATTTCCAGTCATTTCCACACCACTGTCGGTGTTCGCGGCGCTGCCTGCTGGGGAGTGGTCGCTGCTGCAGGACGACTGGGCCCCAGGACTTGGCTGTGGCTTCTGTGGGGAAGATGAGGACTGAGGGTGGCacctttcctcctttcccagaAGTTGGGGAGTGGCTCAAAGCCAGTGGCTGCTCGGGTCGAGGGGAGGCTTACAGGTGTAGAGAGGGCTGAGCAGGTGAGGGATGGGGCAAAGTAGGAGAGACGTTGATGAGCAGAGCCGAGGCTGGAGCACAGATCGCCTGGGCTCAAATTCGTCCTCTTAGTTCTATGACCTTGGAAAATTTCTCTATGCCtgaatttcctcatctgaaatggGGAAAGTACGTTCCTTGCTCGTGAAGTTGTTGTGAGGTGTCCATGAAATTATACAGGTAAAGGGCTTGGAATCATTACACTGAAATCCCTCATTTGGGCTAGTCCCAGGAGCCACACGGGGACACTTAGAGGACTGGCCAAGAAAGAGTGAGAGGATGGGATGAGAGAGCTGGGAAGATGTCAGCAAGGCTGCGTGGAGGGGGGGATGGAGGCAGAGGCCTGTCCGGGCGTCTCACCATGGCACCCTCTGGCACAGTCAGTCTACTCTCCTCCCTGACGGGGCCTCCATCCCGCTCCCTCTTGGGCTCCACTGTGGAAAGGGATGGTGCCCGAGGCAGGGGGCCATCCCCTCGGTGCCGCTTGGTCACGTGGGCGTCAGGACCGTGCACTGTCTTGACATGTTTCCGGAGTGAGCTGGGATCCGTGTAGCGTTTGGTGCAGCCAGGGAGCTTACACACATATGGCTTCTGTTGAGTGGAAAATGAAGACAGCAGACAAAGGTGTGAAAGTGGAAGAATGCAGAAGGAATGCAAAAAATGGGTGGCATCAAGTGAGGGCGAGGGGCGAGGGGTTACGCACAGCATTCAAGGAAGTACGGAGAGTGGGGCCCgtggagtaaaaaaaaatgagaggatGGGGGAAAGATCAGGAAAACTGACAGCCCAGGCCTGGGAAAGATGAAGGGTGAACCCAGGTCTGTGAAGCCTCATTAACTCCGGGGTTGAAGGGATCAGGGGTCTCCTTTAGTTAGAATGGGTCTTTTTTAAATTAGCCCTTTGGCTGGTTAgaagtggggggcagggtggtAAGAGGAAATTCTTGGTTTCAGAAAGGTCTCCGGGTGAATTGTACAGGAGGGGAGAACTCACCTTCGTGGAGTGGTTGCTGGGCTAAGGGATTTCTTAAGGGGGAAACTCCCCGATAGGTGGCTTCTCAAGTGGGGAGGGTCTCTGAGGCGGGGCACTCACCTCATTGGAGTGGGTCCGATTCTGGTGCTTGGCTCGGTCACTGGCATTGCTGAAGGCTTTACTGCAGCCCTCGTGCTCACACATGTATGGCTTCTCACCCGTGTGTGACCGCAGGTGTGTCTTCAGATTTTCGAGGCGTGAGTATGACTTCCGGCACCCCTCAAACTGGGGGACAGAAGGGTCAAAGGATAGCGCTCAGACAGAAGGACATGGAATTAGAGGAACCCTGAAACTCAAATGGGACATACGTCAGAGACTATAATTCAAGACGGGAGAGCACTGGGGCTTCAGGAGAATTCCCATAATTAGGGGAAGAGGGCAGACCAAAGCTGGGGAAGCAAGTAGCCGGAGGAACTCTGCCTGCAGGGACATGGAGCTGAGGCCAGAGCATCTCCTGGTCAAGCCGGGGCAGGGCTCCCTGCATGGGGATCTTGGACTGTTTTGGGGTGGGGTGATCTGGGAGTGTCTTCTGTCCTCCATGCAGGGCTTCCCCGTTAGGCAGAGTGGTAGGCACAGTGCCTGGGGCCCACAGTACTTTCAAGGGTCCcgcaaaaatgttttaatttctttgaaaagCAAGAGGAAATTAGCTTTTAAATCCAAGAAAGTGTTCCAATATATAATAGCAACATGTTTATCATCATACCAACAGTcataaaacacacatttttaatatttgcttcTGGAGGAAGGGACCCATGGAGGGGCAGCCCCAGTTTGAGGAGGACCCTGAGCTTGGGAAGAGGGAGCCTCACCGTGCACTTGTGTGGCTTCTCGCCCGTGTGTCTGCGCATGTGGACCACCAGCATGTACTGGGCTTTGAAGGGCCTCAGCTCCCTGGAGCAGCCCCCCCAGTGGCACACGAACTCCTTCCGCTCCCCATGGATGTGCTCGCTGTTGATGTGCTGAGGGAGGAGATGCAGAGGCTCTCTGAGGTTCTCCTGTGCCATGAGACCCAGACCTCCTTCCCTTGACCTTCCCGCCACACCATATTCCTCTACGGCTCCACTTCACGGGGGAAGATGGTGCAGGAAGGACACGATAGCCCACATCTCAGTTCTGccaagttttgttctttttaaaaaatatatttttattgatttttcacagagaggaagagagagggatagagagttagaaacatcgatgatagagaaacatcgaccagctgcctcttgcacaacccccactggggatgtgcccgcaaccaaggtacatgcccttgaccggaatcgaacctgggacctttcagtccgcaggctgacgctctatccactgagccaaaccggtttctgccaagttttgttctttttaaaaaatatactttattgatgttttacagagaggaaggaagagggatagagagttagaaacatcgatgagagagaaacatccatcagctgcctcccgcacaccccccaccggggatgtgcccgcaaccaaggtacatgcccctgaactggaatcgaacctgggacccctcagtccccaggccgacgctctatccactgagccaaaccgggtagggcagtTCTTTCAAGTTTGTAAAACAAAGCTACATCTTCTGAGTTTATGCCTGCTCAAAAGGGCACTCAACCTCTGACCTCAGTATCCTCTGACCTCCTGCTCTCAGCCTGATTCCAGTGTCCCGCCCAGAATGTCCTACAGGTTCCAGCCAACATTCCTGTTACCCCCTGGGGCTCACGTGCACCAGCTGCTCCTGGGAGTCAAATTCCTGGCTGCAGCCATCCCAGCGGCAGTCAGTCTCATACACAGATTCAGGCTCAGGCTTCTCCTCTCGCTCCATGTCTTCCCGCCCATCCAGCATCCCCAACAGGGGATCCTAAGGCAGGAGAGGCAATCCTAGGGTCACTTGGATGACAGCTTTGGTTTCACTCAGGTCCCGGAAGTAAAGCCTCCTCACCCTTACCTGTGTGCCTGTGGAGTTGGGACTGGACATGTCACCTTCCAAGGGCTCCTCTGGACACTTGCTGACCAGCATGTCCAACTCAGACTTCAACTTCACCACGGGAAAAAAGTGGGGGTGTGAAGGTAGGGTGGGCCGAAGGAAGAGGGAGCCCAGCCCCGAGTGCCCCCACCAAGCAGCTGGAACCCCTGAATTTGATAGAGACTTCCTCCTCAGATTGCACTGGTGAACAGGATGGGCTAAAAGCGCTCTCTCCTTTGGAAGAGTCTGATTCAATCCCAAGAGTGAACTCTAGCAcctgtattcctttattttcctgGTACTGAAACTTCAGTATTCCCTGTCCTTCCTTCACGTTCCCCTATAtagtcctctccccacccctttgaGCTGAGGCAGATAGGTAATAATATGAGGGCTCTCACCTGGCAAGTTGGGAGGGGTCCCCGGGACTGAGGATGTGGCATCATCGCCCCCTGGGTGGGGTCATGGGGACCGCAGGGCTGGACCCCGAAGGATGGTGAGGTCCCTTTTTGGTGATTCATCTGGGGTGGGAATCCCAGAGAtgggctgaggaggagggggggggggagtggttaCTTAGGACTATCACCTCAGAAAGTCTCAGGAGTTCTGGGGCTATGCGAGGGTGCCTGGAAGACAGTTTGGGAGGTGGTTGAGGCAGTCCTAGGGAGGTACTGAGGAGGGCTCAATGCCTTAGAAATTATAAGGATTCAAATAGGGCCAGGTAGTTTGGAGGGCTTGAGGCTTTTGATAGGGTTTGTTTGGGAGGGTCTTTTGGGGCCTCTTAGCCCAAAGCTGTCTGCACCTCATAGTGCTGATAGAGAGGTGACCATAGGAGCCCCCCGGAGAGGCACAGTGTGAGTTGATGAAGGCCACGAGGGAGCTGGGTGAGGTTCGGATAACTGTCTGCAGGTCCAGGCTGGCATCTGACAGAGGTGAGATGGAGAGTGCCCGCTTCTTGGTCAATTTGACTGCACTccggggaggaggaaagagtggggctggccaggaaACAAGGGAGATAGATACGATAAAGTGGCATGCCTTTCCATGCACCCAACCCATGCGTCCTAactcgcaaaaaaaaaaaaaaaaaaagacacgtgACTCTGCTTTGCCCTGTTGACCCCAACTGTGACCTCTTAATCATGCTCTGATCCCTCAAGCCCATCTCCAAGCATTTTCTTTTCGAGCTAGATCCCCTGCCCTCCCACTGTTTCCCTCAAGACAAATCCCCGAGGGGCAGAAAGGAGAGATGTTGCCTGAGGCCTCACCCTCGGTGCAGCTGTTGGTCTCTCTGGCTGGCCCATAACTGTGGGGGCCGGACATGAGGTTGGCGTGGTGGCAGAAGGGCAGACCAGACAGTCCTAGAGAAGAGAGACAACTGGAATGGCGGACACACAAGGCTTCACCTTGAaaccccaggccaggcctggtCCCATATGCCAAGCCCACATTACATAGGGCCTCCCATCTTTTTGTCGATGGGAAACTGTCAAGGGATAGGAGCCAGAAGAGGGATCCCTGGGGCTGGTAAGAAATCTGCCAGTCCTCAAGGCTCAGCGATTGGTATAGGCACTGACCTTCTGTCCCCATGCTGGGGGgcccctggctggggaggggcctgagacAGCAGGGCTCGCCATAGCTACTGACTGGCGGTGGGGTCATCGAGTTGAACATGGTGTCTCAGAGGAGGGTGTGGGAGCACTgcagaaggggaagggagatCTGCAAGTTATAACGGTGGGAGGAAAACAGGGAAGGTCAGATAACTAACTCAGGCACAGAACCCTGGGCAGAGCTTCCCCTGTGCTCCCAGCCCCCTCCAAGACATCTGGCACAGGAAATCAGGTTGAAATGAACATCACTCAGGTAATGTTGGCAAGGAACAAAGTCAGGTAAGGAGAGAAGTCCCGAAGAGGCAGGGGCAGTCTTGGCGGTTTTTGTGGAAAGTGGGTGGGAGCTTtgcctgtgtggtctgtgtgtgtaggggggagtGTTGTGGACTAATTGTGCCTATGAGAGCTCCAAGTGATTTTAATGCCGTGGAACCTTTATTAATTCTTGCTCTGACCA
Encoded proteins:
- the GLI1 gene encoding zinc finger protein GLI1 yields the protein MFNSMTPPPVSSYGEPCCLRPLPSQGPPSMGTEGLSGLPFCHHANLMSGPHSYGPARETNSCTEAPLFPPPRSAVKLTKKRALSISPLSDASLDLQTVIRTSPSSLVAFINSHCASPGGSYGHLSISTMSPSLGFPPQMNHQKGTSPSFGVQPCGPHDPTQGAMMPHPQSRGPLPTCQLKSELDMLVSKCPEEPLEGDMSSPNSTGTQDPLLGMLDGREDMEREEKPEPESVYETDCRWDGCSQEFDSQEQLVHHINSEHIHGERKEFVCHWGGCSRELRPFKAQYMLVVHMRRHTGEKPHKCTFEGCRKSYSRLENLKTHLRSHTGEKPYMCEHEGCSKAFSNASDRAKHQNRTHSNEKPYVCKLPGCTKRYTDPSSLRKHVKTVHGPDAHVTKRHRGDGPLPRAPSLSTVEPKRERDGGPVREESRLTVPEGAMKPQPSPGAQSSCSSDHSPAGSAANTDSGVEMTGNTGGSTEDLSSLDEGPCIAGTGLSTLRRLENLRLDQLHQLRPVGPRGLKLPSLTHTGTPVSRRLGPPVSLDRRSSSSSSVSSAYTVSRRSSLASPFPPGSPPENGASSLPGLTPAQHYLFRTRYASARGGGTPPTAASSLDRMGGLPAPPWRSRAEYPGYNPNAGVTRRASDPARAADHPPPARVQRFKSLGCVHTYPTMAGGGRNFDPQLPTSVYSPQPPSITENVAVDTRGLREEPEVGTSMMDSGLNPYMDFPPADTLGYRGPEGTAAEPYGARGPGSLPLGPGPPTNYNHNPCPQQVSYPDPTPETWGEFPAHSGLYPGTKPPAGAYSQCPRLEHYGHVQVKPEQGCPMGSDSTGPAPCLNVHPNEGPPCPQPLFSHYPQPPPPQYPPSGPYPQPPPDYLPSESRPGPDFDHPTHSTGQLKAQLVCNYVQSQQELLWEGGGRGDPPVQEPLYQSPKFLGGSQVSPSPAKAPMATYGPGFAPNLPNHKSGSYSTPSPCHENFAVGGSKASHRAAAPPRLLPPLPTCYGPLKAGGTNPSCGHPEVGRLGGGPALYPPPEGQVCNPLDSLDLDNTQLDFVAILDEAQGLSPPPSHDQGGSSEHTAPPSGAPNMAVGSMSVLLGSLPGETQFLNSSA